Genomic segment of Pseudorca crassidens isolate mPseCra1 chromosome 10, mPseCra1.hap1, whole genome shotgun sequence:
TCTTGTGTCTCATTGGTGGCTGTTTAAGAAGCCGTAAGATATTAGTTCTACCCAATCACAACGCAAGAATCCTAATGCCGCCTTTCCATTGGTTAAAATGAAGCCACAATCCTAACCAATGACATACCTCTTTTATCGCGCCCAATAAGGGTTATAAGAAGTGCTGCCCCTACGCTTTCGTTCTGAAAGACTTCTGACGTGTTGTCGTTGGTTTCATGATGTCTGGACGAGGCAAGCAAGGCGGGAAAGCTCGTGCCAAGGCCAAGACCCGCTCTTCACGGGCGGGGCTGCAGTTTCCTGTGGGCCGAGTGCACCGCCTGCTCCGCAAGGGCAACTACGCCGAGCGTGTCGGGGCCGGCGCGCCGGTGTACCTGGCGGCGGTGCTGGAGTACCTGACTGCGGAGATCCTGGAGCTGGCGGGCAACGCGGCCCGCGACAACAAGAAGACGCGTATTATTCCGCGTCATCTGCAGCTGGCCATCCGTAACGACGAGGAGCTTAACAAGCTGTTAGGCAAAGTCACCATCGCTCAGGGTGGCGTACTGCCCAATATCCAGGCCGTGCTGCTGCCCAAAAAGACCGAGAGCCACCACAAGGCCAAGGGCAAGTAATTGCCTAGATTATAGCAACTCGGATAAATTCAAACCAAAGGCTCTTTTCAGGGCCACCCATATTTTCTGTAAAAGAGTTTTAACATTTGTTACGTTGGACGATGAAAAGGGGTAGTGAGATTCAATAAAAGCCTGAGTCCCTTTCCCATCCTCTGCTTTGTTGAAAGCaaagtaagaaaaacattttatcacGTTTTAAAGAAAGTTCGCTGCAGTGATTATCTACGGACTTAGGACTTTATCGCTAATCCTTAATAAGTGTGCGTCCACGGGTAACCATTAGCATCAGTTTCTGAGATATTTTGGTACAAAAGAAGCACTACCCTGACTCGAATTTAGCAGACGGTGCAGCAAGGGCCTGACCAGGCGGCCTAAGGCAGCGCGCCGGCCACGGGCGGCGTGAAGAAGCCGCACCGCTACCGGCCCGGCACGGTGGCCCTGCGCGAGATCCGCCGCTACCAGAAGTCCACGGAGCTGCTGATCCGCAAGCTGCCGTTCCAGCGCCTGGTGCGCGAGATCGCGCAGGACTTCAAGACCGACCTGCGCTTCCAGAGCTCGGCCGTGATGGCGCTGCAGGAGGCGTGCGAGGCCTACCTGGTGGGGCTCTTCGAGGACACCAACTTGTGTGTCATCACGCCAAGCGCGTCACCATCATGCCCAAGGACATCCAGTTCCCCTACAGATCAACGGAGAGCTTCGTGGCACGATAGTCTCCCTCACTCAAATACTGTCAGCCACATACGTTTTCCCTAACAGTACATGTGCCACGAGGCAATGTTGCTACGTTAAAATATTGGGATTACATCTGTAGATGTGACACCACTCTGGAGCACGAGAAAGGTTTCTCATATTTGGGTTGCGGCCTAAATCTCAAATGCTGTTGCCTCAGGAGAACTTGACAGGTTAGTTATTTCTAACAAACTTTAAACCTATCAAGACATTTGAGGAAATGTTTTCCATAACTATTGCTATTGAAATGTAAAGTGTTGCCAATCACGCAGACTTAAAACTTCTGCCTCGTAGACTTAAAGTAAGTGTGGGgtaaggaaaataatatagagGATTATGATATGGTTCGACAAAGTAGTTGGTAAGTAGTGGAGAAATGTAGTGTGTTGTGGGCTCCTGACAGAAACCAAGTCAGCAAAGCTGATAGGGTTACCTTTGAAAGAGTTACTTGATGTGACATGACAAGTAACTTCTGTTGCTGtaaccaaataaggaatacccctGCCAATGGTTTTTACTGCCTAGGTCGCAGAATCTAGCCTCTTACTCTCCACTCACTGAACTCTTTGAATTGATGTCATCTCAAAATAAAAGacgttaactttttttttcttgaatatcatGAACACCTTTGGCTGTGTGGTGACTAAGTGGAAacttctcagaataatgttttaagtgtacaaaatgcaaaaaaaatttattacattACAGTtatcaaagtatttttaaaagtaaatttgatAGAGTGACATATGCACTTATATAATTAACACAGTACATAACACAATCTTTTGGGGAGCCTAACTGCCATCAGTAATAAGATAAGTATAAAAGATGGTTTAAGATAACGCAGCAAT
This window contains:
- the LOC137231701 gene encoding histone H2A type 1-like, with the translated sequence MMSGRGKQGGKARAKAKTRSSRAGLQFPVGRVHRLLRKGNYAERVGAGAPVYLAAVLEYLTAEILELAGNAARDNKKTRIIPRHLQLAIRNDEELNKLLGKVTIAQGGVLPNIQAVLLPKKTESHHKAKGK